TGGGTGCATTGCGATTGTTATCTTGCTGAACGCGCACGTTCAATCAGATGTCGCTCCAAGAATCTATATGCTCTTGTACGCATCTGCTCAGAAAAGCTATGCTTTCCAGGGTATATTTGCCGCTCTAATTCGCCTGTCAGGAATGCCGATTTTGCATATTCAAAAATATCCTCAATATTCTGACTCCATTTATCATCGTCAGTACCCAGAATGAGTAAGTGGCATGGCTCGACTAGCCGCACAACATCTGCAATATCACCCCATCCTAAAAAGCCAGGAACGACATAATCAAACTGGATTCCAATATCTTGTGCCATCATTGTCTTGAGTGTTGTGGAGCCGCAACTACTCACGGATGCCTTAATTCTTCGATCAAATGCTGGTGCAAACAATGCAGTTCTACCCCCATAGGAATGACCAATAAAGCCTATTCTTGTTGCATCTACTTCTGGCAGATTCTGAAGCAGATCAATTCCTGCACTGATATCAAACAACACTTTACCCAGAAGAGTTTGCCCTCGCATTAATCGGGTATGCAGTTGGTGAGCGTGATATCGAACTGGATCGGCAGCATCTGCTCTTTCTTCAAAGCAAATTGCATCGGGAGCTAACGTGATATAGCCTCGTTCCGCTAGTTCTCTGGCGTAAACTTGGTCAGGTAAACCTGCAAGCCCGACAACTTCGCTTTTACCCAGCGACCAGTTTCCTGCGTGTTGATGAAAACAATAAATGGCAGGAAGTAATGCACTGATGTTTTTAGGAATACAGAGAAATGCAGAAATTGTTTCTCCTACTTCAGATGAATAGCCAATCTTTTGACGAATGAACGTTCCACAGTCTAATTCCTGAAGCACTTTTAGGTTCAATTCACTTTTTGTAGGCATTTCACCTAGCAAGAAAAAAAAATTGGTGCTATCCATCGCAATCTTGAATTTAACATCACTCTGAATGCTAACAGATCACCTCTGAACCACTGTCACAACCTGAGATACAAGCAAGATAACTATTTATTATACGGAAACTTTCCATGCCATACCCATCTGTTCTTTTATGACCACTAGCCATCCTCAGTTGGTAGCCAATTTTCTCATAGTTATGGATAAATCACGAATTAAGACCTGCGATGAATGTAGTAGCTTGTATACCTTAGAAACTTCAAAGATGAGTTCCTTGTGTCCACAATGCTCTCATGTACTATATGGTTACGAATTATGCACACATGAATTCATCAATGGCAGATGTGTAAAATGTTATTGGGATGGTTCAGTATCAGATTATTTGCAAAGACTGTTACATAATAATGACCCAGGTTCCGTTCCATAGAGTGTGGTAGCATTTGGTGGGGTTACATTGCTGGCTAGTGCAATATTTGGTAGGAGGCAAGTAAGGTATTCATGCAGGGGTTGGCAGAGTTTACAGTTTAAGCACAAGCCTTAAAAAATATACCAGCCGTCAAAACAATTCAAAATTCACGCATGATCAATTTTATTATTAAGATTCACTTTTTGAACAAGAATGATACAAGTCTGGGTGGTTTATTTTGGTCTTGCTCATGCCACCACTCGTTGAAATCCTCAAGCTGGAAACCAAAATTTTTAGCTGCATGAAAAAAATCTGATAAATGATGTATAAATGCTGGGATTTTAATCACTTCTTGATTCCTTTGAAAATTAGCTTGTGTGCCTCGATACTGTCTGAATGGATGAAGTTCACAAATGAAAAAGTACCCTCCCGGAACGAGTACACGAGAGGCTTCTGAAAAAATTTTTGACAAATCTTTGATGTGTTCTAAAACGAGATTACAGGTGATCAAATCAATAGACTCGTTGCTGCAAATCCATTGATTTGTAATGTCTGCGGTAATGAACGTCACGTTGACTGAATTTACTTTCTCTTTCGCCTTCTCGATCATGGCTGCTGAAAAATCAACTGCATAGACTGTTTGGGCAATTTGTGACAAAAGCAAAGTATTTTTGCCTGTGCCACAGCCAATTTCAACGATTGATTTACATCTCAAACGCATTAAGGTTTCTTTCGTAACGATTTGATCTAGATCGCGGGTGAGATTTTGATCAGCATCATAGGTGGTTGACCAATTATCGTATGCGGCTTGAACACTCATATTGGCTCAGAAATGGCTACATTTTGGTGAGTAGAGTTATCCGACATTTACTTATTATCTAAAATATTCCTATTAAGCTTACGATCTCACGTGTAACTGCGATGGATAAGCTTGGTACTTCAGCCCATCCGACGGCGCTTGAGCGCAAACGTT
This Nostoc sp. C052 DNA region includes the following protein-coding sequences:
- a CDS encoding alpha/beta hydrolase gives rise to the protein MDSTNFFFLLGEMPTKSELNLKVLQELDCGTFIRQKIGYSSEVGETISAFLCIPKNISALLPAIYCFHQHAGNWSLGKSEVVGLAGLPDQVYARELAERGYITLAPDAICFEERADAADPVRYHAHQLHTRLMRGQTLLGKVLFDISAGIDLLQNLPEVDATRIGFIGHSYGGRTALFAPAFDRRIKASVSSCGSTTLKTMMAQDIGIQFDYVVPGFLGWGDIADVVRLVEPCHLLILGTDDDKWSQNIEDIFEYAKSAFLTGELERQIYPGKHSFSEQMRTRAYRFLERHLIERARSAR
- a CDS encoding class I SAM-dependent methyltransferase; the encoded protein is MSVQAAYDNWSTTYDADQNLTRDLDQIVTKETLMRLRCKSIVEIGCGTGKNTLLLSQIAQTVYAVDFSAAMIEKAKEKVNSVNVTFITADITNQWICSNESIDLITCNLVLEHIKDLSKIFSEASRVLVPGGYFFICELHPFRQYRGTQANFQRNQEVIKIPAFIHHLSDFFHAAKNFGFQLEDFNEWWHEQDQNKPPRLVSFLFKK